The following are encoded together in the Xanthomonas sacchari genome:
- a CDS encoding DUF3488 and transglutaminase-like domain-containing protein has product MAEPRSPTLHAVSRAWALGAALLALLPLLLQLPGTLAWLIALSALLIGASSAWRPLPALLRLVLVAVMLAALYWQVGLRFGRDTGCALLAAMLAIKPSELKSLRDARSLLGFALFAPFAAFLLDQGPVTMALGLAAVIAALLCMQRLADQEGHSARRPLRGQLRGVGRLLALGLPLALAAFWLFPRLGSPLWGVPERALGRPGLSDTMSPGQWLDLLADDTPALRVQFFGPVPAPAQRYWRGPVLWDFDGQTWRAPRDNAFAPAPPIQLAPGGWDYQLEVEPTDRRQLVALDLPRQAPSGTRLTADAVLQTERPLSALTRWRLRSALPQRVEPDLASAQRQRALALPPGYNPRTLALARQWRQQAGADDAAIVARALQWIRRDFAYTLETPPPGRDGVDEFLFQQKAGFCQHFSSAFVVLMRGAGIPARVVTGYAGGTRNTFGDYWVVRRMDAHAWAEVWLPQRGWVRVDPTAAVAPERIYDTLEDRLDGGTGAQGGAGDWRWRDLADWARRGWNDLVLSFDASRQQRLLSQFGIARLEPGQLVALFAGFAAVLLGAMAWWLARGERERDPLLRAWRALGRRYARRGLGRDPHEPALTWAARVQRETGDASLIPLSRRFADARYAGADSDSASLLRDLRRHRPPTGASR; this is encoded by the coding sequence GTCCTGGTCGCCGTCATGCTCGCGGCGCTGTACTGGCAGGTCGGCCTGCGCTTCGGCCGCGACACCGGCTGCGCACTGCTGGCGGCGATGCTGGCGATCAAGCCCTCGGAACTGAAGAGCCTGCGCGATGCGCGCAGCCTGCTCGGCTTCGCCCTGTTCGCGCCGTTCGCCGCCTTCCTGCTCGACCAGGGGCCGGTGACGATGGCGCTGGGGCTGGCCGCGGTGATCGCGGCGTTGCTGTGCATGCAGCGCCTGGCCGACCAGGAAGGCCACAGCGCGCGGCGGCCGCTGCGCGGGCAACTGCGCGGCGTCGGCCGCCTGCTGGCGCTGGGCCTGCCGCTGGCGCTGGCCGCGTTCTGGCTGTTCCCGCGCCTGGGCTCGCCGCTGTGGGGCGTTCCGGAACGTGCGCTGGGCCGACCCGGCCTGTCGGACACGATGAGTCCGGGGCAGTGGCTGGACCTGTTGGCCGACGACACCCCGGCGTTGCGCGTGCAGTTCTTCGGCCCGGTGCCGGCGCCGGCGCAGCGCTACTGGCGCGGGCCGGTGCTGTGGGACTTCGATGGCCAGACCTGGCGTGCGCCGCGCGACAACGCCTTCGCGCCGGCACCGCCGATCCAGCTCGCACCCGGCGGCTGGGACTACCAGCTCGAGGTGGAACCGACCGACCGCCGGCAATTGGTCGCCCTGGACCTGCCGCGGCAGGCGCCGTCCGGCACCCGGCTGACGGCCGACGCCGTGCTGCAGACCGAGCGCCCGCTCAGCGCCCTGACCCGCTGGCGGCTGCGTTCGGCACTGCCGCAGCGGGTCGAGCCCGATCTCGCGTCGGCGCAACGGCAGCGCGCGCTGGCGCTGCCGCCGGGCTACAACCCGCGCACCCTGGCGCTGGCCCGGCAGTGGCGGCAGCAGGCCGGTGCCGACGATGCGGCGATCGTCGCCCGCGCCCTGCAATGGATCCGCCGCGACTTCGCCTACACCCTGGAGACGCCGCCACCCGGCCGCGACGGCGTGGATGAGTTCCTGTTCCAGCAGAAGGCCGGGTTCTGCCAGCACTTCAGTTCGGCATTCGTGGTGCTGATGCGCGGCGCCGGCATTCCCGCGCGTGTGGTCACCGGCTATGCCGGCGGCACCCGCAATACCTTCGGCGACTACTGGGTGGTGCGGCGGATGGACGCGCACGCCTGGGCCGAGGTGTGGCTGCCGCAACGCGGCTGGGTGCGGGTGGACCCGACCGCGGCGGTGGCGCCGGAACGCATCTACGACACCCTGGAGGACCGGCTCGATGGCGGCACCGGCGCGCAGGGCGGCGCCGGCGACTGGCGCTGGCGCGACCTCGCCGACTGGGCGCGGCGCGGCTGGAACGACCTGGTACTGTCCTTCGACGCCAGCCGCCAGCAGCGCCTGCTCAGCCAGTTCGGCATCGCCCGGTTGGAACCCGGGCAACTGGTGGCGCTGTTCGCCGGATTCGCCGCTGTGCTGCTGGGCGCGATGGCCTGGTGGCTGGCCCGCGGCGAGCGCGAACGCGATCCGCTGCTGCGCGCCTGGCGGGCGCTGGGCCGACGCTACGCCCGGCGCGGGCTGGGCCGCGACCCGCACGAACCGGCACTGACCTGGGCCGCGCGCGTGCAGCGGGAAACCGGCGATGCGAGCCTGATTCCGCTCAGCCGGCGTTTCGCCGATGCGCGCTACGCTGGCGCTGATTCGGACAGCGCTTCATTGTTGCGCGACCTGCGCAGGCACCGTCCGCCCACTGGAGCATCCCGATGA
- a CDS encoding Slp family lipoprotein: MKIRLLFPVIAALALGACATAPKPLQGQFAPVSPRDSVAGQQAGAPVRWGGKIIKTTPGQGQTCFQMLSRPLNASGRPDSDSADASDGRFIACRAGFYDPAVFEPGREVTFIGHVSGYDNTRIGDYDYRLPKMDADVVYLWPVVRQVEVVPAYPYGPWGGPWGPWGPRWGWW, from the coding sequence ATGAAGATTCGCCTGCTGTTCCCCGTGATCGCTGCGTTGGCGCTCGGCGCCTGCGCCACCGCCCCCAAGCCGCTGCAGGGCCAGTTCGCGCCCGTCAGCCCGCGCGACTCGGTCGCCGGCCAGCAGGCCGGCGCGCCGGTGCGCTGGGGCGGCAAGATCATCAAGACCACGCCTGGCCAGGGCCAGACCTGCTTCCAGATGCTGTCGCGTCCGCTCAATGCCAGCGGCCGCCCGGACAGCGATTCGGCCGACGCCAGCGATGGTCGCTTCATCGCCTGCCGCGCCGGCTTCTACGATCCGGCGGTGTTCGAGCCCGGCCGCGAGGTGACCTTCATCGGCCACGTGTCCGGCTACGACAACACCCGCATCGGCGACTACGACTACCGCCTGCCGAAGATGGACGCGGACGTGGTCTACCTGTGGCCGGTGGTGCGCCAGGTCGAAGTGGTGCCCGCCTACCCGTACGGCCCCTGGGGCGGCCCGTGGGGTCCGTGGGGCCCGCGCTGGGGCTGGTGGTAA